A region of the bacterium genome:
GCGCGCGGCGCTGCTCGTGCGGCAGATGCTCGACTTCGCCGGGCGCGGCGGCGGGGCGCGCGCGTCGCTCGACCTTTCGCGGACGGTCGCCGAGGTCGCCCATCTCGTCGAGGCGGCGGTGCCGAAGAGCGCGAAGCTGGAGCTCGACCTCGCGCCCGAGACGCCGGCGATCCGCGGCGACGCGGCGCAGATCGTCCAAGTGGCGATGAACCTCGTGATCAACGCCGGCGAGGCGCTCGGCGGCGAGGGCGGAACGGTGCGCGTCGCGACGGGAGTCCGCGCCCTCGACGGCGACGCGCTGGTGGACCAGTGGACGCGGGAGCGCCGCGATCCTGGCGACTACGCCTTCCTCGAGGTCGCCGACACCGGCTGCGGGATGGACGAGGAGACGCTGGCGCGGATCTTCGACCCGTTCTTCACGACGAAGTTCGCGGGGCGCGGCCTCGGGCTCGCCGCGACGCTGGGGATCGTCCGCGGCCACGGCGGACTCTTGGACGTGAAGAGCGCGCCGGGCGCGGGAACGACGTTCACGGTCTACCTCCCGCTCTCCGCCGGCGACGCCGACTCCGCGGCGGCGCGCGCTCCGTCGTCGTTCTGGCGCGGACGCGGCACGGTGCTGATCGCGGACGACGAGCCGTTGGTGCGCGAGGTCGCGCGGCGAATGGTCGAACGCCTCGGCTTCGACGCGCTGCCCGCGGCCGACGGGACGGAGGCGGCGGCGATCTTCGACGCGCGGCGGGACGATCTGGCCGCGGCGCTGATCGACCTGACGATGCCCGGTTTGTCCGGACCCGAGCTCTTCCGGCGCATCGCCGCGGCGCGTCCCGACCTGCCGGTCGTCGTCGTCAGCGGCTTCTCCGAAGCGGAGGCGCGCCGGCGCGTCGGCGACCCGCCGCCGGCCGGATTCCTGCAGAAGCCGTTCGAGTTCGATCAGCTGCGCGCCGCGCTGCGCGCGGCGGTCGAGCGCGTCTCGGGCGCCGCGGGCGAACGCTGAGCGGCGGCGCGCCGCTCAGCGCTTTCCCGGATCGAGCTGCGCGAAGAAGGCCCTCGCCTCGGCGTTGTTCGGGTCGGCCTCCTGCACCTTGCGGTAGCCGGCGAGC
Encoded here:
- a CDS encoding response regulator, with protein sequence RAALLVRQMLDFAGRGGGARASLDLSRTVAEVAHLVEAAVPKSAKLELDLAPETPAIRGDAAQIVQVAMNLVINAGEALGGEGGTVRVATGVRALDGDALVDQWTRERRDPGDYAFLEVADTGCGMDEETLARIFDPFFTTKFAGRGLGLAATLGIVRGHGGLLDVKSAPGAGTTFTVYLPLSAGDADSAAARAPSSFWRGRGTVLIADDEPLVREVARRMVERLGFDALPAADGTEAAAIFDARRDDLAAALIDLTMPGLSGPELFRRIAAARPDLPVVVVSGFSEAEARRRVGDPPPAGFLQKPFEFDQLRAALRAAVERVSGAAGER